One Amycolatopsis thermophila DNA segment encodes these proteins:
- a CDS encoding amidohydrolase family protein, with translation MIDAHHHLWDLGARRQDWLDGPEMAPVRRTFTAADYHAVAGVDRSVLVQVLADVSETRDFLAVAAADPVIAGVVGWVDLRKPDVADVLATLPGLVGVRHLVQGEADPRWLTRADVRRGLRAVARAGLSYDLLTLPHQLPAAIETARDLPELSFVLDHLSKPPIASGDLEPWATHLRELAALPNVTAKLSGLVTEAGPGWTTAGLRPYAEVALEAFGPDRLMFGSDWPVCLLAASYAQVREAAEELVAGLSPAERDAVFGGTAQRVYRLG, from the coding sequence CTGATCGACGCGCACCACCACCTGTGGGACCTCGGCGCCCGGCGTCAGGACTGGCTCGACGGTCCGGAGATGGCGCCGGTCCGCCGCACGTTCACCGCGGCCGACTACCACGCGGTGGCCGGGGTGGACCGTTCCGTCCTGGTGCAGGTGCTCGCCGACGTGTCCGAGACGCGGGACTTCCTCGCCGTCGCCGCGGCCGATCCCGTGATCGCCGGGGTGGTCGGCTGGGTGGACCTCAGGAAACCGGACGTCGCCGATGTCCTGGCCACCCTGCCCGGCCTGGTCGGGGTGCGGCACCTGGTGCAGGGCGAGGCCGACCCGCGGTGGCTGACCCGCGCCGACGTCCGGCGCGGGTTGCGCGCGGTGGCCCGGGCGGGGCTGTCCTACGACCTGCTCACCCTGCCGCACCAGCTGCCCGCGGCGATCGAGACCGCCCGGGACCTGCCGGAGCTGTCGTTCGTGCTCGACCACCTGTCCAAACCGCCCATCGCCTCCGGCGACCTCGAACCCTGGGCGACGCACCTGCGCGAACTGGCCGCGCTGCCCAACGTGACGGCGAAGCTGTCCGGCCTGGTCACCGAGGCCGGTCCGGGGTGGACCACCGCCGGCCTGCGCCCCTACGCCGAGGTGGCCCTCGAAGCGTTCGGCCCGGACCGGCTGATGTTCGGCTCGGACTGGCCGGTCTGCCTGCTCGCGGCCTCCTACGCCCAGGTCCGGGAGGCCGCGGAGGAACTGGTGGCCGGCCTGAGCCCGGCCGAGCGGGACGCCGTGTTCGGCGGCACGGCCCAGCGCGTCTACCGGCTCGGCTAG
- a CDS encoding FadR/GntR family transcriptional regulator, with translation MSVTDEAIARIRALIQSGRLPPGAKLPPEPQLAAELGISRTPMREAVKALAVARVLDVRRGDGTYVTSLEPKVLLEGLGLAVELMQGNTLLELTEVRRLFEPVATGLAAQRVTDEQLEVIRGHLDAMQAATGDMEVLSRHDAAFHRAIVAATGNEALTTLIEGISGRTLRARIWRGLVEAGAAEQTITEHEAIYQALCERDAALAQAAALLHVCTTERWLRRVHDSGTGIPGEENHATSATGA, from the coding sequence GTGTCCGTGACCGATGAGGCCATCGCCCGCATCCGTGCGCTGATCCAGTCGGGCCGGCTGCCACCGGGCGCGAAGCTCCCGCCCGAACCGCAGCTGGCCGCGGAGCTCGGCATCTCCCGCACCCCGATGCGCGAGGCGGTGAAAGCGCTCGCCGTGGCCAGGGTGCTCGACGTCCGGCGGGGCGACGGCACCTACGTCACCAGCCTGGAACCCAAGGTGCTGCTCGAAGGTCTCGGTCTCGCCGTCGAGCTGATGCAGGGCAACACCCTCCTGGAGCTGACCGAGGTGCGGCGGCTGTTCGAACCCGTCGCCACCGGGCTGGCCGCCCAGCGCGTCACCGACGAGCAGCTCGAGGTCATCCGCGGTCACCTCGACGCGATGCAGGCCGCGACCGGTGACATGGAGGTGCTGAGCCGGCATGATGCGGCGTTCCACCGCGCGATCGTCGCGGCGACCGGCAACGAGGCGCTGACCACGCTGATCGAGGGCATCTCCGGCCGCACGCTGCGGGCCCGGATCTGGCGCGGTCTCGTCGAGGCCGGTGCCGCCGAGCAGACCATCACCGAACACGAGGCGATCTACCAGGCGCTGTGCGAGCGGGACGCCGCGCTCGCGCAGGCCGCCGCACTCCTGCACGTGTGCACCACCGAGCGCTGGCTGCGCCGCGTGCACGACAGCGGTACCGGCATCCCGGGTGAGGAGAACCATGCGACTTCAGCGACCGGGGCCTGA